A genomic segment from Streptomyces antibioticus encodes:
- the trhA gene encoding PAQR family membrane homeostasis protein TrhA, with protein MLRPRLRGRLHAAAAPLVLAAGIVLIALAPAGAGRAAAVVYAATGFVLFATSAVYHLGAWGPRAELALRRVDHTNIFLITAGSYTPIAVAALTGFEQAAILAWVWTGAAAGIALRLGWRTAPRALTTGLCIALGWSVVPVLSSLFAASTAAGVLIVVGGGLYTLGGIVYAARWPDPSPRWFGFHELFHLFTITAWTCQYIGIVLLHLG; from the coding sequence GTGCTGAGGCCGCGCCTGCGTGGTCGGCTCCACGCCGCCGCGGCGCCGCTGGTGCTGGCCGCGGGGATCGTGCTGATCGCTCTCGCACCGGCCGGGGCCGGGAGGGCCGCGGCCGTGGTCTATGCGGCGACCGGGTTCGTCCTCTTCGCGACCTCTGCGGTCTACCACCTCGGCGCTTGGGGCCCCCGGGCCGAACTGGCGCTGCGGCGGGTGGATCACACCAACATCTTCCTGATCACCGCCGGCAGCTACACCCCGATCGCGGTGGCCGCGCTCACCGGATTCGAGCAGGCCGCGATCCTGGCCTGGGTGTGGACCGGTGCAGCGGCGGGAATCGCGCTCCGGCTGGGCTGGCGCACCGCGCCACGAGCGCTGACCACCGGTCTCTGCATCGCCCTGGGCTGGTCGGTCGTCCCGGTGCTGAGCTCCCTCTTCGCCGCCTCCACCGCGGCCGGGGTCCTGATCGTGGTCGGCGGCGGGCTCTACACCCTCGGCGGGATCGTGTACGCCGCCAGGTGGCCCGACCCCTCACCACGGTGGTTCGGCTTCCACGAGCTGTTCCACCTCTTCACCATCACCGCCTGGACCTGCCAGTACATCGGCATCGTCCTGCTCCACCTCGGCTGA
- a CDS encoding AraC family transcriptional regulator — protein MDWDQPRPPVSLLLMTQIAADHGVPAEACLAGTGVTPEALLDPGTEVTPRHDLAVARNLITLVPSGHPGLEMGSRFRLAEQGIYGFALLSSPTLRQAVDVGLRFLDLAFAMGTVEARTDRDGDLILSLDAPELPPTVRRFYVERDAASIMTIQRVIAPNLEAITRVEFAFPAPPEGDSVFRDVFGLEPLFDAEETVLVIDRAVVDAPLPGANPHTAAQTIEQCRRLLDSRRARTGVARRVRDELVAGIADPPSLDTVAAFLHMSGRTLRKRLTAEGTSYRILLDEVREHLAEELLLAGGLPVEAIAHRLGYVEVSSFSQAFRRWKGVGPREFRSTFRVQRLRGA, from the coding sequence ATGGATTGGGATCAGCCGAGGCCGCCGGTCAGCCTGCTGCTGATGACGCAGATCGCCGCGGACCATGGCGTGCCGGCGGAGGCGTGCCTGGCGGGCACGGGAGTGACGCCGGAGGCGTTGCTCGACCCGGGGACCGAGGTCACGCCACGCCACGACCTCGCGGTGGCCCGCAACCTGATCACGCTGGTGCCGTCGGGTCACCCCGGGCTGGAGATGGGCAGCCGGTTCCGGTTGGCCGAGCAGGGCATCTACGGGTTCGCGTTGCTGAGCAGCCCCACGCTGCGGCAGGCCGTCGATGTCGGCCTGAGATTTCTGGACCTGGCCTTCGCGATGGGCACCGTCGAGGCACGGACAGACCGCGACGGCGATCTGATTCTCAGCCTCGACGCCCCTGAGCTTCCTCCGACGGTGCGTCGCTTCTATGTGGAGCGTGATGCCGCATCGATCATGACGATTCAGCGCGTGATCGCTCCGAACCTGGAGGCGATCACTCGTGTCGAGTTCGCCTTCCCGGCGCCACCCGAGGGCGACAGCGTCTTTCGTGATGTCTTCGGTCTTGAGCCGCTCTTCGACGCGGAGGAGACCGTGCTCGTCATCGACCGTGCTGTCGTCGATGCGCCGCTGCCCGGGGCGAATCCTCACACCGCCGCGCAGACGATCGAGCAGTGTCGCCGGCTGCTGGATTCCCGTCGCGCCCGCACCGGGGTGGCCAGACGGGTCCGGGACGAGCTCGTGGCGGGGATCGCTGATCCGCCCTCTCTGGACACTGTCGCGGCCTTTCTGCACATGAGCGGGCGCACCCTGCGCAAACGCCTCACAGCCGAGGGCACCTCGTACCGGATCCTGCTCGATGAGGTGCGGGAGCACTTGGCGGAGGAGTTGCTGCTGGCCGGGGGGCTGCCGGTGGAGGCCATCGCCCATCGGCTCGGCTATGTGGAGGTCTCCAGCTTCTCCCAGGCGTTCCGGCGCTGGAAGGGAGTGGGGCCGCGTGAGTTCCGCTCCACGTTCCGGGTACAGCGCCTCCGCGGCGCCTGA